The Ipomoea triloba cultivar NCNSP0323 chromosome 14, ASM357664v1 region GTCAAGtctattattttatatcttatcataaatatttttattgcttttttttttttgaaaacaaatatttttattgctaATTAAAAGTTTTTACCGCCTGACTCAACACTAccaatatatattgttattattatataattcaaaCACTCGTTATTACACCAAAATATCTAATATCGctataattaaatcattataatAAAGGAGATAATCATTttgtactttaaaaaattaaaacatacatTAGTTATTGTATGATTAGTTTGTAATTTGAAATGTAAccattgaaattatttatataaattctgtaaaacataaattaataaattgaaCACGTTTGATAAAATTGAACGAAAATGATGAATTATGCACACTCCTATTTAACTTTTAACCCGTTAACGATTGCGAACACgttaaaactaaatattaagTCGGAGGTCTATTATTTTCCatcttattataaatatttttatacatgtttgTTTGCCAAAAATACTTTTTAGCGCGCGCcccaaactatatatattgttattatataaattgtatttgaTAATTGTCAGATATATTATTTTCCATcttatcataattatttttatacctTGTTATTTGCCAAAAAATTTTACCGCCTGAAtcaatcttaaattatatatattgttactacatccgtctcattttatctgtcctagttattactatttattggtcaaaccaactctttcatttttgtttattatttttattatttttaacttattttttaatatgatttgttgtgtttaataatacttttaatgtaatttctcaatatataaattttgaatattaatactaaatttattattataaaaattgaattaaaaataattttattcaagCCTAGTTAACAGAATCAATCAGACACAAAATGGGACTGGGAGAATTATATAATTCAAACGCTGACCATATATTAAACCAAATACCTGATATCACTATCTAAACCATATATTACCCTAAactatatgtctatatatatcACTATCTAAACCATATATTACCCTAAactatatgtctatatatatcACTATCTAAACCATATATTACCCTAAactatatgtctatatatatctctctctggCTCTTATATAATCCAAACGCTACCTGATATCTCCGTATCTCTCTCCCTCTCATTCTCATTTCTCAGTAAACTTTACGTAGGATGGCTCGTCGTTCTCTGCATGGTTACATATTCAAGCCAACCGACAAGGAGTTGATGCAATATTTGGAGGGTTTCGTCCTTGGAAAACCTCTCAAATACACCTCTGATTTCATCGCACTGGAAGATCTTTACGGAGAGAAAGAACCCGCTGAGATTTTCGGCTCCGGCGACCCTATGACTCGCTATTACTTCACCCAGTTGAGGAGAAAATGCCAAGGTGGCTCAAGATTCTTGCGTGGCGTCGAAAACCGCGGGACGTGGAAGGGCCAGGACGCAGCACATCCTATTAGAGTCCGCGACAAAGTTATGGGATTCAGGAAAAGTTTGAAGTACGAGATGAAAAAATCAAAAAGCAAGGGCGGGCTGGGCGACCGCCCAGGGGAGGCTTGGCTCATGAAAGAATATTCCCTGTCGGATGATTATCTCCGAGATAAAAACGTTGTACTCAAGGATGTTGTACTCTGCCGGATAAGGCGGAGAGTCGTTAGAAGCACATCAAGAAGCAGTGAATCGTCTACTCTGAATATTAATGAAAATGATACGCCGTTGGAGATTTACAATTGGCCGGAAAATGATGTTGTATCTCTGCCACCCTCGGAAACTCAAACTTTGGACGCCGCCGCCGCAGAGGCAGCCAGTGGAGTTGATGATGCAAATGGAGGAGTGATCGCTATGGAAAATGATAGATTACAGCTGGATGAATGGGATCAACTGTTGAGGACGCCGGAAAATGAATCTCTGCCACCTTCTGAAACTTCAACTTTGGCTGCCGCAGAGTTTTCCAGTGGAGTTGATGATGCGCATGGAGGAGTGAGCACTATGGGCAATGATCCATTAGTTGATGAATTGGATGAATTATTGAAGAAAACACCACCACATGATATTTTTGAGGATTGGTCCGACATCCTGACCCAAGAAGATATTGAAAGGATAAATCACCCTGGGCCAGTACCTATTTTAAGGcctaactaattaattaagattacACAAATTGTACAGTATCACAATATGTAAATGTAAGGGTCAATCCCAATAAGAGTAAACAGTTTTAGCAAATTTACTGAGGATTGGTTTATGTTCCGCCAGTAggtcttttttatattttaatggatGGATTTGAGAATCATTTACATACATTCCTTTAACCTACCTTTCTGTTAGAGAGGATGAATGAAGTGTTCGAGTGTGCATAAACTTGTTCACTGTACTGAGATTGCGCTGCACTGGTTAGAAGCTTAGGCTTTTATGCACTAATTAATGGCCCTtcttggtaaataatcagcctatcagtcaattttggcttatttgaccactattagttggtaaataataaggtttttgtaactccaaaatgccaaaattcaaaaggctactcaaagcagccttttcaattagctttttgagcaaaaaattataccaaacagccatcagataacagctaatttatcaaacaactttctacaatcagccaatgttatcaacaaatcataccttctaacccaaacagccaacccaatcagccaacagccatttaccaaacaggaccaataTGATTTCATCTTTCATTATTTTAGTTTGATGCATGTGAATATTAAGAcatctttatcttcttttaaaTTTCCTCTGGATGCATGGATGCATTTGCTGGGTATGgaacaaatttaatattttaaaacacCTTACATGAAGGAGAAAGTGTTGTGAATGGTGGAATGCCGTTGCTGGTTGATTCATGTCTGTCTCTCACATAAAGGGTGGTTGATATAATGTGCTAGTATGTTTCTATTACGTGTGTTGGGTTTTCTGGAAGGGTAATGCTACATGGACCAAAAGTTTTCACCATTTAATGTGGCaatatatgatttatatttgattaataagtagaTTCCTTTTTTAATGCGGGGTGGGTTGGCCAATTCATGGTAACCAATGAATAAAAAGAGTTTTATTAATGGTGAAAGATTTTGGTGAAAACTTTTGGTCAATGTAGCATTACATAGCATTTCTGGAATCTTGGGCAGGTAAGGAGTTCTTTGATGGGTTAACATAGAAAAGCTATGGatctatatatatgcatttgcattaagaagatgaaatataaatttatgcTGTTAACATAATGAACTTTATTAACTTTATACTGTTGATTCTGTTGTTGTAATTGGCCCATATACAACTTAACTTAAACTGCAAATTGTGGCCATGTAGAGCTTACTGAtccgttgtttttttttttttttttttNATATCTCTCTCTGGCTCTTATATAATCCAAACGCTACCTGATATCTCCGTATCTCTCTCCCTCTCATTCTCATTTCTCAGTAAACTTTACGTAGGATGGCTCGTCGTTCTCTGCATGGTTACATATTCAAGCCAACCGACAAGGAGTTGATGCAATATTTGGAGGGTTTCGTCCTTGGAAAACCTCTCAAATACACCTCTGATTTCATCGCACTGGAAGATCTTTACGGAGAGAAAGAACCCGCTGAGATTTTCGGCTCCGGCGACCCTATGACTCGCTATTACTTCACCCAGTTGAGGAGAAAATGCCAA contains the following coding sequences:
- the LOC116004797 gene encoding NAC domain-containing protein 78-like, whose amino-acid sequence is MARRSLHGYIFKPTDKELMQYLEGFVLGKPLKYTSDFIALEDLYGEKEPAEIFGSGDPMTRYYFTQLRRKCQGGSRFLRGVENRGTWKGQDAAHPIRVRDKVMGFRKSLKYEMKKSKSKGGLGDRPGEAWLMKEYSLSDDYLRDKNVVLKDVVLCRIRRRVVRSTSRSSESSTLNINENDTPLEIYNWPENDVVSLPPSETQTLDAAAAEAASGVDDANGGVIAMENDRLQLDEWDQLLRTPENESLPPSETSTLAAAEFSSGVDDAHGGVSTMGNDPLVDELDELLKKTPPHDIFEDWSDILTQEDIERINHPGPVPILRPN